A genome region from Conger conger chromosome 16, fConCon1.1, whole genome shotgun sequence includes the following:
- the LOC133114589 gene encoding potassium voltage-gated channel subfamily H member 6-like, with protein sequence MPVRRGHVAHQNTYLDTIIRKFDGQNRKFLMANAQTQHCGIIFCNEGFCQMFGFSRAEIMQQPCTCPFLAGPGTMKSALAQLAQALLGSEERQVEILYYAKEGACLPCLVDVVPVKNEGGAVIMFILNFQELLESPKKKGGFQKRMTQGWIRYCAAGQSCRLTWWYCAPGQSCRLRLKLPSLRTMALRRPSLSKEQFEGVVVDLLKPNSEEVPLKEFRIPSKESCMQSETEALIEQDRDPLPVDHSSPKRFPRFQERLDPQGPLPGVIPRSRSHDSVRSLRRASSLDDIDGMRADWGGRNNSYLRPSLLNSTSDSDLMKYRTVSRIPQVTLLPPPSPTHIEIIAPSKLKDRTHNVTEKVTQVLSLGADVLPEYKLQAPRIHKWTILHYSPFKAVWDWIILLLVLYTAVFTPYSAAFLLNEEEDERRRTCGYTCNPLNVVDLVVDVMFIIDILINFRTTYVNSNDEVVSHPGRIAQHYFKGWFLIDIVAAVPFDLLIFRSGSDEPQTTTLIGLLKTARLLRLVRVARKLDRYSEYGAAVLFLLMCTFALIAHWLACIWYAIGNVERSGSSGLGGMKIGWLDNLADQIGKSYNDSDMASGPSVKDTYVTALYFTFSSLTSVGFGNVSPNTNPEKIFSICVMLIGSLMYASIFGNVSAIIQRLYSGTARYHTQMLRVKEFIRFHQIPGSLRQRLEEYFQHAWSYTNGIDMNAVLKGFPECLQADICLHLNRSLLQHCKAFRGASKGCLRALAMRFKTTHAPPGDTLVHYGDVLTALYFISRGSIEILRDDVVVAILGKNDIFGEPISLYARPGKSNSDVRALTYCDLHKILRDDLLEVLDMYPDFSDNFWSNLEITFSLRDADRIMQPFSSEDSDCGYRRPRRRRNSLHRRNRPDGMDREDSYPDQVPNHQGAVPHCHWDELCSSPSTCSQSSEEEVSKRDLLPPTVVSLLPPNSALAGMGGPPDPGHGHAAPLGVPGLYGYWPERRPSPVRAAQLRAPCPQDRPSELESRLELLQTQLNRLETRMTADITVILQLLQSQMAPVPPAYSIVSPGGHPPHPPVSCGARAQALHGVNPVPPVQINSLASPIQSPGSDQFKHKSRDSLSSGVHLTVASDNTMSMSPETEAIAPPGLSPAQAPSSTGSPGLCSSQRFPSLPENLQTSPALAEIQRHVSDPVLPGS encoded by the exons atCGTAAGTTCCTCATGGCCAACGCTCAGACGCAGCACTGCGGGATCATCTTCTGTAACGAGGGCTTCTGCCAGATGTTTGGCTTCTCGCGGGCGGAGATCATGCAGCAGCCGTGCACCTGCCCCTTCCTGGCGGGGCCGGGGACCATGAAGAGCGCCCTGGCTCAGCTGGCCCAGGCCCTGCTGGGCTCCGAGGAGCGGCAGGTGGAGATCCTCTACTACGCCAAGGAAG gtgcctGCCTGCCCTGCTTGGTGGATGTGGTGCCTGTGAAGAATGAGGGAGGCGCGGTCATCATGTTCATTCTCAACTTCCAGGAGCTGCTGGAAAGCCCAAAAAAGAAGGGGGGGTTCCAGAAGAGAATGACCCAGGGGTGGATTAGG TattgtgctgcaggtcagagttgCAGATTAACATGGTGGTATTGTGCTCCAGGTCAGAGTTGCAGATTGAGGCTGAAGCTGCCCTCTCTGCGGACGATGGCTCTGCGGAGGCCCTCCCTCTCGAAAGAGCAGTttgagggggtggtggtggaccTGCTGAAG CCCAACAGTGAGGAGGTGCCGCTCAAGGAGTTCCGCATCCCGTCCAAGGAGAGCTGCATGCAGTCTGAGACGGAGGCCTTGATAGAGCAGGACCGGGACCCCCTGCCTGTGGACCACTCTTCCCCCAAACGGTTCCCCCGCTTCCAGGAGCGGCTGGACCCGCAGGGGCCTCTTCCCGGGGTCATCCCCCGCAGCCGCTCACATGACAGTGTCAGGTCACTTCGCCGGGCGTCCTCGCTGGACGACATCGACGGCATGAGGGCTGACTGGGGGGGCCGAAACAACAGCT ATCTGAGGCCCAGCCTGCTGAACTCCACATCGGACTCGGACCTGATGAAGTATCGCACGGTCAGCCGCATCCCGCAGGTCAcgctcctcccccctccctcccccacccacatcGAGATCATCGCCCCCAGCAAGCTCAAGGACCGCACGCACAACGTCACTGAGAAGGTCACACAG gtgCTGTCCCTGGGGGCGGATGTGCTTCCCGAGTACAAGCTGCAGGCTCCCCGCATCCACAAGTGGACCATCCTGCACTACAGCCCCTTCAAGGCGGTGTGGGACTGGATCATCCTGCTGCTGGTCCTCTACACGGCCGTGTTCACGCCCTACTCGGCCGCCTTCCTCCTGAACGAGGAAGAGGACGAGCGGCGGCGCACCTGCGGCTACACCTGCAACCCGCTCAACGTGGTGGACCTGGTGGTGGACGTCATGTTCATCATCGACATCCTCATCAACTTCCGCACCACCTACGTCAACAGCAACGACGAGGTGGTGAGCCACCCCGGCCGCATCGCGCAGCACTACTTCAAGGGCTGGTTCCTCATCGACATCGTCGCCGCCGTCCCCTTCGACCTGCTCATCTTCCGCTCGGGCTCCGACGAG ccccagACAACCACCCTGATTGGGCTGCTGAAGACCGCCCGGTTGCTGCGATTGGTGCGTGTGGCCCGGAAGCTGGACCGCTACTCTGAATACGGGGCGGCGGTGCTCTTCCTGCTCATGTGCACATTCGCGCTCATCGCCCACTGGCTGGCCTGCATCTGGTACGCCATCGGGAACGTGGAGCGCTCTGGGTCCTCCGGCCTGGGCGGCATGAAGATCGGCTGGTTGGACAACCTGGCCGACCAGATCGGCAAGAGCTACAACGACAGCGACATGGCCTCTGGGCCGTCGGTCAAGGACACGTACGTCACGGCCCTCTACTTCACCTTCAGCAGCTTGACCAGCGTGGGCTTCGGCAACGTGTCGCCCAACACCAACCCCGAGAAGATCTTCTCCATCTGCGTCATGCTTATCGGCT cCCTCATGTACGCCAGCATCTTCGGGAACGTGTCGGCCATCATCCAGCGGCTGTACTCGGGCACGGCGCGCTACCACACCCAGATGCTCCGAGTCAAAGAGTTCATCCGCTTCCACCAGATCCCCGGGAGCCTGCGTCAGCGCTTGGAGGAGTACTTCCAGCACGCCTGGTCCTACACCAACGGCATTGACATGAACGCA GTCCTGAAGGGGTTCCCAGAGTGCCTGCAGGCCGATATTTGCCTGCACCTGAACCGCAGCCTGCTGCAGCACTGCAAGGCTTTCCGGGGAGCCAGCAAGGGCTGCCTGCGCGCCCTGGCCATGCGCTTTAAGACCACCCACGCGCCCCCCGGAGACACCCTGGTGCACTATGGAGACGTGCTCACCGCCCTGTACTTCATCTCCCGCGGCTCCATCGAAATTCTGCGCGACGACGTGGTGGTGGCCATCTTAG GTAAGAACGACATCTTCGGGGAGCCCATTAGTCTCTACGCCAGGCCCGGAAAGTCCAACTCGGACGTACGGGCGCTGACCTACTGCGACCTGCACAAAATCCTGAGGGACGACCTGCTGGAGGTGCTGGACATGTACCCCGACTTCTCCGACAACTTCTGGAGCAACCTGGAGATCACCTTCAGCCTGCGAGAT GCAGATCGGATTATGCAGCCCTTCTCCAGCGAGGACTCTGACTGCGGATACCGCCGGCCCAGGCGGAGGAGAAACTCCCTGCACCGCCGCAACCGGCCCG ATGGGATGGACAGGGAAGACTCATACCCTGACCAGGTACCCAACCACCAGGGGGCGGTGCCGCACTGCCATTGGGATGAGCTGTGCAGCAGCCCCAGCACCTGCTCCCAGTCCAGCGAGGAGGAGGTGAGCAAGCGGGACCTGCTACCCCCCACCGTGGTCAGCCTGCTGCCCCCCAACAGCGCCCTCGCAGGGATGGGAGGACCCCCGGACCCAGGTCACGGACATGCAG CCCCTCTGGGCGTGCCCGGCCTGTACGGGTACTGGCCCGAGCGGCGGCCCTCTCCGGTGCGGGCGGCTCAGCTCCGGGCCCCCTGCCCCCAGGACAGGCCCagcgaactggagtcccgcctGGAGCTGCTGCAGACCCAGCTCAACCG cctggAGACGCGGATGACGGCCGACATCACGGTGATCCTGCAGCTGCTCCAGAGCCAGATGGCCCCGGTGCCTCCCGCCTACAGCATCGTGTCCCCTGGAGGccaccccccgcacccccctgTGTCATGTGGCGCCAGGGCGCAGGCACTCCACGGTGTGAACCCTGTTCCGCCCGTACAGATCAACAGCCTGGCCTCCCCGATACAG AGCCCAGGCTCTGACCAATTCAAGCACAAGTCCCGGGACTCTCTGTCTAGTGGTGTCCACCTGACCGTGGCCTCAGACAACACCATGTCCATGTCCCCCGAAACGGAGGCCATCGCCCCCCCCGGCCTGAGCCCCGCCCAGGCCCCCTCCTCCACAGGGTCCCCCGGACTCTGCAGCAGCCAACGGTTCCCCTCACTCCCCGAAAACCTGCAGACCTCTCCCGCTCTGGCCGAGATCCAGAGGCACGTGTCGGACCCCGTCCTGCCTGGCAGCTag